The following are from one region of the Epinephelus fuscoguttatus linkage group LG11, E.fuscoguttatus.final_Chr_v1 genome:
- the LOC125896977 gene encoding leukotriene B4 receptor 1-like yields the protein MAACLKPRAPTAPIANTNISQVLQSPVYKEEAEETEFAILTVSVHNVQLLCQQVCSMEQLNSSVVTSNISSPGHPPPASWDSSGLVSAVVLSVCFLLGVPGNIAVIILRPNWENMSSLSQILMLNLAISDLLCLITLPLWIYTLLYGWNLGLVACKLLTYLVLCSIYCSMLTVMVLSLQRYLQVVRQRSFDQVGKRKLVVLLWLVAMILSISRLVVRQLTTDQNWTHCDWSFSSEAQQVAVQLTETLIGFISISVVAFSYISLYRKVDQAAFFNNPQTTRLVTSIIVTFFVLWMPYHIINVLDVAAVLLKNEGLMKFFGDSRGIALSLTYANSCLNPLLYAFASRNMCTVCQTREH from the exons GAAACAGAAT tTGCCATCCTCACTGTCTCAGTGCACAACGTTCAGCTTCTCTGTCAGCAAGTTTGCAGCATGGAACAACTCAACTCCTCTGTGGTCACTTCTAACATCTCCTCTCCTGGACATCCACCTCCTGCCTCCTGGGACTCCAGCGGTTTGGTCTCTGCAGTtgtgctgtctgtctgcttccTGCTGGGAGTTCCTGGAAACATTGCTGTGATCATCCTCAGACCAAACTGGGAGAACATGTCCAGTCTGAGCCAGATTCTGATGCTGAATTTGGCCATATCAGACCTGCTCTGCCTGATCACCCTGCCTCTGTGGATTTACACTCTACTGTATGGCTGGAACCTCGGCCTGGTGGCCTGTAAGCTCCTGACCTATCTTGTATTGTGCAGCATTTATTGTAGCATGCTGACTGTGATGGTCCTAAGCCTTCAACGCTACCTACAGGTGGTGCGCCAGAGGTCCTTTGATCAGGTAGGAAAGAGGAAGTTGGTGGTTCTGCTCTGGCTGGTTGCAATGATCCTGTCCATCTCTCGTTTAGTGGTTCGGCAGCTGACCACAGATCAGAACTGGACACACTGCGATTGGAGCTTCTCTTCTGAGGCCCAGCAGGTGGCCGTGCAACTGACAGAGACCCTGATAGGATTCATTTCAATTTCTGTTGTGGCATTTTCATACATCAGCCTTTACAGAAAAGTGGACCAGGCAGCTTTCTTCAACAACCCACAGACGACCCGGCTGGTCACAAGTATCATCGTGACCTTTTTTGTCCTCTGGATGCCCTATCATATCATAAATGTGCTTGATGTGGCAGCTGTTTTACTCAAAAACGAGGGCCTGATGAAATTTTTTGGGGACAGCAGGGGCATTGCCTTATCGCTGACATATGCAAATAGCTGCCTGAATCCACTCCTTTATGCGTTTGCTTCTAGAAACATgtgcacagtgtgccaaacaaGGGAACATTAA